The following proteins are encoded in a genomic region of Variovorax paradoxus:
- a CDS encoding VOC family protein, protein MQSIFHLAFHVRDLDAARRFYGNVLGCAEGRSTDTWVDFDFFGHQISLHLGEPFATTRTGQVGNAMVPMPHFGIVLALPDWEALAERLKAANTDFVLEPQVRFEGQPGEQWTMFFCDPFGNPIEVKGFRSLAALYDK, encoded by the coding sequence ATGCAGAGCATCTTCCATCTTGCCTTTCACGTTCGCGACCTCGACGCGGCACGCCGCTTCTACGGAAATGTCCTCGGTTGCGCCGAAGGCCGCAGCACCGACACCTGGGTCGACTTCGACTTTTTCGGCCACCAGATCTCGCTGCATCTCGGCGAACCCTTCGCCACCACGCGCACCGGCCAGGTCGGCAACGCCATGGTGCCGATGCCGCATTTCGGCATCGTGCTCGCATTGCCCGACTGGGAGGCGCTCGCAGAGCGGCTGAAAGCCGCGAACACCGATTTCGTGCTGGAACCCCAGGTGCGTTTCGAGGGGCAGCCGGGCGAGCAATGGACCATGTTTTTCTGCGACCCTTTCGGCAATCCGATCGAGGTCAAGGGGTTCCGTTCGCTCGCCGCGCTGTACGACAAATGA
- a CDS encoding TraB/GumN family protein, with protein MVPDYGQRCGENAGLSFIVEQALRILRTLFAHRRNFDLKAPARQWFLASLPRLALAGACSLFAVAAHAACPPSAIASLGKPGSAVGQWNAVDRGLLWRADRDGRTSWLYGTIHVGRAEWVRPGPTVQKALEQSDALALELDTRDPATMRSMTQPADPALVARVLSGERAQRLARQNEAACVPSGSMAGLQPILQVTALAGLVARDDGLYPEFGADEALAVSARNNNKPVFALESAAAQLKMLTGDSEAEEAEQIDAALTELESGQLRAQMKELAEVWARGDVDKLARYPEWCNCVQTPAERRLMKRLLDDRNPGLADGIERMHAGGRRMFAAVGALHMVGPQGLPALLSARGFTVSAVPLAAQPPLAVPTAPPPKAAAAGPRGARGARNQRGAQGAKSGSAVKGSSAKGSAKSAGGTKSAQRVPAPKGKQRR; from the coding sequence ATGGTTCCGGATTATGGGCAGCGGTGCGGTGAGAATGCCGGACTTTCTTTCATCGTGGAGCAAGCCTTGCGGATACTCCGGACCCTCTTTGCGCACCGGCGCAATTTCGATTTGAAGGCGCCCGCGCGCCAGTGGTTTCTTGCCAGCCTGCCGCGCCTCGCGCTGGCGGGCGCCTGTTCCCTTTTTGCGGTGGCTGCGCACGCCGCCTGCCCGCCTTCAGCCATTGCCAGCCTCGGAAAACCGGGCTCGGCGGTCGGCCAATGGAATGCCGTCGACCGGGGCCTGCTGTGGCGTGCCGACAGGGATGGGCGGACTTCCTGGCTCTATGGAACCATTCACGTCGGCCGGGCCGAATGGGTGCGGCCCGGGCCCACTGTGCAAAAGGCGCTGGAACAGAGCGACGCGCTTGCACTGGAACTCGACACGCGCGATCCGGCGACCATGCGGTCCATGACGCAGCCCGCGGATCCCGCCCTGGTCGCGCGCGTGCTCAGCGGCGAGCGCGCGCAGCGGCTGGCGCGCCAGAACGAGGCGGCCTGCGTACCGTCCGGCTCCATGGCCGGGCTCCAGCCCATCTTGCAAGTCACGGCGCTCGCGGGTCTGGTGGCACGGGACGATGGCCTGTATCCGGAATTCGGCGCCGACGAGGCACTGGCCGTTTCCGCGCGAAACAACAACAAGCCGGTGTTCGCCCTGGAAAGCGCCGCCGCGCAATTGAAGATGCTGACCGGCGATTCCGAGGCCGAAGAGGCGGAGCAGATCGACGCCGCCCTGACCGAACTGGAGTCCGGCCAGTTGCGTGCGCAGATGAAGGAGTTGGCCGAGGTCTGGGCCCGTGGCGACGTGGACAAGCTGGCCCGCTATCCTGAATGGTGCAACTGCGTCCAGACGCCTGCCGAGCGGCGCCTGATGAAACGCCTGCTCGACGACCGCAATCCGGGCTTGGCGGATGGCATCGAACGCATGCACGCGGGCGGCCGGCGCATGTTCGCGGCCGTGGGTGCGCTGCACATGGTGGGCCCGCAAGGGCTGCCGGCGTTGCTGTCGGCCCGCGGGTTCACCGTGTCGGCGGTACCGTTGGCCGCGCAGCCACCGCTTGCGGTACCGACGGCGCCGCCGCCGAAGGCAGCTGCCGCTGGCCCGCGCGGCGCGCGGGGCGCCCGCAATCAACGGGGTGCGCAAGGAGCCAAGAGCGGGAGCGCCGTCAAGGGTTCCAGTGCGAAGGGCAGCGCCAAAAGCGCGGGCGGCACCAAGTCCGCGCAGCGCGTCCCGGCACCGAAGGGCAAACAGCGCCGATAA
- a CDS encoding DUF2946 family protein, protein MHLLRNHPRFLGLVGRWVLLWFVLSLGAATASPLVHPQAVELVCSSAGSVKVVVHTEDGVQEMGASHLDCPLCVLTGAPPPSPPAAGFDLPLPLGRVVQSIPAARLAAATAAPLPARGPPTFS, encoded by the coding sequence ATGCACCTGCTGCGAAACCACCCCCGCTTCCTCGGCCTCGTCGGTCGATGGGTGCTGCTGTGGTTCGTGCTATCGCTCGGCGCGGCGACGGCGTCGCCCCTGGTGCATCCGCAGGCCGTGGAGCTGGTGTGTTCGAGCGCCGGTTCCGTCAAGGTCGTGGTGCACACCGAGGACGGCGTGCAGGAGATGGGCGCCTCGCACCTGGATTGCCCGCTGTGCGTGCTGACCGGTGCGCCGCCGCCTTCGCCGCCAGCTGCCGGTTTCGATCTTCCCCTGCCGCTGGGCCGCGTGGTCCAGTCGATTCCCGCCGCGCGCCTTGCCGCGGCCACCGCCGCGCCGCTGCCGGCGCGCGGGCCCCCGACCTTCTCCTGA
- a CDS encoding TonB-dependent receptor, giving the protein MAFPLGAPAWAQNAPDPSEGGGVRTLGTVTVSDGRPTSLPTQIPTTIEGVTHEQISETVNATDSEDALKYLPSLVVRKRYIGDFNHAVLATRASGTGNSARSMVYADGIMLSNPLGNGATYAPRWGMVSPEEVERVDVLYGPFSAAYPGNSVGAVVDYVTRMPTKLEAHVKLSGFGSNFDLYNSHSSPTGQQLDLSLGSRSGNWSWWLSASRIHSKGQALVFGNRLVSAGTVGNAGTPVTGAVPGLNPSNQPWWLVGGSTIYDTTQEQAKLKLAYDFSPTVRATYTLGAWNNTTHGSVDTYLRDALGRPVYSGRVNIAGRTYNLDSPTAALAPTETALTHYVHGLSVKSHTGGVFDWEVAASLFDYSSDTSRTPTTPLPGAFNGGPGRTTDMGGSGWHTFKAAGTWRPTGSAEGVGAHVVDFGLQQDTARLRTHVGNTLDWIQGPAVTPFSAFNGNTRLQSLYVQDTWRFAENWKTTLGLRHERWEAYGGQLGNATKLLDFAPRKNSYDSPKAAVAWQATPEWLFKASTGRAVRMPTVSELYQGSIDGNRIVNTNPNLRPERSWTTELSAERDLKNWGLDGVLRTTLFFENTKDALYSQALTNLVSTVQNVDAIRTRGLEVALNGVDVGIKGLDLSGSLTLTRSKIAANSGFPASVGHDQPRVPKVRATLLATYRPDARWSYTVGARYSGRQYGTLDNSDANGAAYMGFSKFFVVDARIRYRIDRQLSAAVGIDNLNNNKYWAFHPYTQRTYVAELKFDL; this is encoded by the coding sequence ATGGCATTCCCCTTGGGCGCGCCCGCGTGGGCGCAAAACGCGCCCGATCCGTCCGAGGGCGGCGGCGTTCGCACCCTCGGCACCGTCACCGTCAGTGACGGGCGTCCGACCTCGCTGCCGACGCAGATTCCAACCACCATCGAGGGCGTGACGCACGAGCAAATCTCCGAAACGGTCAATGCGACCGACAGCGAAGACGCGCTCAAGTACCTGCCCAGCCTGGTGGTGCGCAAGCGCTACATCGGCGATTTCAACCATGCGGTGCTCGCCACGCGCGCCTCGGGCACGGGCAATAGCGCGCGCTCGATGGTGTACGCCGACGGCATCATGCTGTCGAACCCGCTGGGCAACGGCGCGACCTATGCGCCGCGCTGGGGCATGGTGTCGCCCGAAGAGGTCGAACGTGTCGACGTCCTTTATGGTCCGTTCTCGGCCGCCTACCCGGGCAACTCGGTCGGCGCCGTGGTCGACTACGTGACGCGCATGCCCACGAAGCTCGAGGCCCACGTCAAGCTCAGCGGTTTCGGCTCGAACTTCGACCTGTATAACAGCCATTCGTCGCCCACGGGCCAGCAGCTCGACCTGTCTCTGGGAAGCCGCAGCGGCAACTGGTCGTGGTGGCTCAGCGCCTCGCGCATCCACAGCAAGGGGCAGGCGCTGGTGTTCGGCAACCGGCTGGTGAGTGCCGGCACCGTGGGCAATGCGGGAACGCCGGTGACCGGCGCGGTGCCAGGCCTGAACCCGTCGAACCAGCCGTGGTGGCTGGTGGGCGGATCGACCATCTACGACACCACGCAGGAGCAGGCCAAGCTCAAGCTGGCCTACGACTTTTCGCCCACGGTGCGCGCGACATACACCCTCGGCGCCTGGAACAACACAACGCATGGCAGCGTCGACACCTACCTGCGCGATGCGTTGGGCCGACCCGTGTATTCGGGGCGCGTGAACATCGCCGGACGCACCTACAACCTCGATTCGCCGACTGCCGCGCTGGCGCCGACCGAGACCGCGCTCACGCACTACGTGCACGGCCTTTCGGTGAAGAGCCACACCGGCGGTGTGTTCGACTGGGAGGTGGCCGCGAGCCTGTTCGACTATTCGAGCGACACCTCACGCACGCCGACCACGCCGCTGCCCGGCGCCTTCAACGGCGGCCCCGGGCGCACCACCGACATGGGCGGTTCGGGCTGGCACACCTTCAAGGCCGCGGGCACGTGGCGGCCCACCGGCTCGGCCGAGGGGGTGGGCGCGCACGTGGTCGATTTCGGCCTCCAGCAGGACACGGCGCGGCTGCGCACCCACGTCGGCAACACGCTCGACTGGATCCAGGGGCCGGCCGTCACGCCGTTCTCCGCCTTCAACGGCAACACCCGGCTGCAGTCGCTCTATGTACAGGACACCTGGCGCTTCGCCGAAAACTGGAAGACGACGCTCGGCCTGCGCCACGAACGATGGGAGGCCTATGGTGGCCAGCTCGGCAATGCGACGAAGCTGCTCGACTTTGCGCCGCGCAAGAACAGCTACGACTCGCCCAAGGCAGCCGTCGCCTGGCAAGCCACGCCGGAATGGCTTTTCAAGGCCTCGACCGGCCGCGCGGTGCGCATGCCGACCGTGAGCGAGCTCTACCAGGGTTCGATCGACGGCAACCGCATCGTCAACACCAACCCGAATCTGCGGCCCGAGCGCTCGTGGACCACCGAACTCAGCGCCGAGCGCGACCTGAAGAACTGGGGGCTCGACGGCGTGCTGCGCACCACGCTGTTCTTCGAGAACACCAAGGACGCGCTGTACAGCCAGGCACTGACCAACCTGGTCAGCACGGTGCAGAACGTCGATGCCATCCGCACGCGGGGCCTGGAGGTGGCGCTGAACGGGGTGGACGTGGGCATCAAGGGACTGGACCTGAGCGGCAGCCTCACGCTGACGCGCTCGAAGATCGCCGCCAACAGCGGTTTCCCCGCCAGCGTCGGCCACGACCAGCCGCGCGTGCCGAAGGTGCGGGCCACGCTGCTTGCCACCTACCGGCCCGATGCGAGATGGAGCTACACCGTGGGCGCCCGCTACAGCGGCAGGCAGTACGGCACGCTCGACAACAGCGACGCGAACGGCGCGGCGTACATGGGATTTTCCAAGTTCTTCGTGGTCGACGCGCGCATCCGCTACCGGATAGACCGGCAGTTGAGCGCCGCCGTGGGCATCGACAACCTGAACAACAACAAGTACTGGGCCTTCCACCCCTATACGCAACGCACCTACGTGGCCGAACTCAAGTTCGACCTCTGA
- a CDS encoding copper chaperone PCu(A)C: protein MNHAHITLKTVAAYALLASTTASFAHVTLPRGGATVGSDYNAAFRVGHACEGAKATTGLAVRLPKGFVLSDAQARKGWKLDVQKNSGDGEVRWTAENPQSALPASERAEFVLRGKVPATPGPLWFKVLQTCDVGSVDWAEVPALGSSTAGLKTPAAKLDVVAQGVATVDVRDGWVRQSVPGQSGTGAFMKLTAPTGTKLVGISTPAAGVAEVHEMKMEGDTMKMRELPGGLDLPAGQTVELKPGGYHVMMMDLKQALTKGSTVPMTLRFEDAKGQKTALDLKLPVGAPEGADAGAPAHQHKH, encoded by the coding sequence ATGAACCACGCGCACATCACTCTCAAGACAGTTGCCGCATACGCCCTTTTGGCGAGCACGACAGCCTCTTTTGCCCATGTCACCCTGCCGCGGGGCGGCGCCACGGTCGGCAGCGACTACAACGCGGCCTTCCGCGTGGGCCACGCCTGCGAGGGCGCGAAGGCCACCACCGGCCTGGCCGTGCGCCTGCCCAAGGGTTTCGTTCTCAGCGACGCGCAGGCCCGCAAGGGCTGGAAGCTCGACGTGCAGAAAAATTCCGGCGATGGCGAAGTGCGTTGGACCGCTGAAAACCCGCAATCGGCGCTGCCCGCCAGCGAACGCGCCGAATTCGTGTTGCGCGGCAAGGTGCCCGCAACGCCCGGACCGCTGTGGTTCAAGGTGCTGCAGACCTGCGACGTGGGCAGCGTCGACTGGGCCGAAGTGCCGGCATTGGGCAGTTCGACCGCGGGGCTCAAGACTCCCGCGGCCAAGCTCGACGTGGTGGCGCAGGGCGTGGCCACGGTCGACGTGCGCGACGGCTGGGTGCGCCAATCGGTCCCGGGCCAGAGCGGAACCGGTGCGTTCATGAAGCTCACCGCGCCGACGGGCACCAAGCTGGTCGGCATCTCGACGCCGGCGGCCGGCGTGGCCGAAGTGCACGAAATGAAGATGGAAGGCGACACCATGAAGATGCGCGAGCTGCCGGGCGGCCTCGACCTTCCCGCAGGCCAGACCGTGGAACTCAAGCCGGGCGGCTACCACGTGATGATGATGGACCTGAAGCAAGCCTTGACCAAGGGATCGACCGTGCCGATGACGCTCCGGTTCGAGGATGCAAAAGGCCAGAAGACCGCGCTCGACCTGAAGCTGCCGGTGGGCGCACCCGAAGGCGCCGATGCGGGCGCGCCGGCCCATCAGCACAAGCACTGA
- a CDS encoding phospholipase D family protein codes for MSFISAFIGRSIVVLAIALQGACAQLPQNVDRPVSTALPATAGTALEALVQQRRKADAARFESGFLLLGGPPAAYGSRLALIEGAQKTLDLQYYAIHADASTGRLLRGIRAAAQRGVRVRILLDDLHSTGRDALVLGLAFVPNIEMRLFNPLAGARGSSFSRMLNSVGDASRIQQRMHNKLFLADNVLGVTGGRNLGDAYFGNALKGNFIDVDILAAGPIVQDLSRSFDSYWNNERAYPVQSLVKREELKAIRERAEQADRELADESARAANSPTAPTATTDEPKAGAAPTAAQLARAWDEKPLDLRTARFVWAPAVMLADQPGKIPADRGADQARAPGLVVSQPGDAASSSRRAASLQTSSDVAAGSDTVVEGLLQLIGEARTDLLIISPYFVPGPDMKQAFAAARGRGVRIRVLTNSLASNDAPVAHVGYARHREDLLELGIELYELRSEQTGVSNAFGSSGSGNVGASRSMLHSKVLVMDGQLLVVGSMNLDLRSQLQNTEIALLVRSAELSRAASAQIERGMREGSWRVELNDGSLLWRAPEGSGLKDTSTEPDASLTLRLLLRLFGPLAPDQLL; via the coding sequence ATGTCTTTCATCTCCGCGTTCATCGGCCGTTCCATCGTAGTCCTGGCCATCGCGCTGCAAGGCGCCTGCGCCCAACTGCCGCAGAACGTCGACCGTCCGGTATCGACCGCACTTCCCGCGACGGCCGGCACCGCTCTCGAAGCCCTGGTCCAGCAGCGACGGAAAGCCGACGCGGCACGGTTCGAATCCGGCTTCCTGCTGCTCGGAGGCCCTCCCGCCGCTTATGGCAGCCGCCTTGCATTGATCGAGGGCGCGCAGAAAACGCTCGACCTGCAGTACTACGCCATTCACGCCGACGCCAGCACCGGACGGCTGCTGCGCGGGATCCGGGCGGCGGCCCAGCGCGGGGTGCGCGTGCGGATCCTGCTCGACGACCTTCACAGCACCGGCCGGGACGCGCTGGTGCTCGGCCTGGCCTTCGTGCCCAACATCGAAATGCGGCTGTTCAACCCGCTCGCCGGCGCGCGCGGCTCTTCGTTCTCGCGCATGCTCAATTCGGTCGGCGATGCCTCGCGCATCCAGCAGCGGATGCACAACAAGCTCTTCCTCGCCGACAACGTGCTTGGGGTGACCGGCGGCCGCAACCTCGGCGATGCCTATTTCGGCAATGCGCTGAAGGGCAACTTCATCGACGTGGACATCCTCGCGGCCGGGCCGATCGTGCAAGACCTGTCGCGCAGCTTCGACAGCTATTGGAACAACGAGCGCGCCTATCCCGTGCAGTCGCTGGTCAAGCGCGAAGAACTGAAAGCCATCCGCGAGCGCGCGGAGCAGGCCGATCGCGAACTGGCCGATGAATCGGCCCGGGCCGCGAACTCGCCGACGGCGCCGACCGCGACGACCGACGAACCGAAAGCCGGCGCCGCTCCCACCGCCGCGCAACTGGCCCGGGCCTGGGACGAGAAGCCGCTGGACCTGCGAACCGCCCGCTTCGTCTGGGCGCCGGCGGTCATGCTTGCCGACCAGCCCGGAAAGATTCCGGCCGACAGGGGCGCCGACCAGGCCAGGGCGCCGGGCCTGGTAGTAAGTCAACCGGGCGACGCGGCCAGCTCGTCACGGCGCGCGGCATCGCTCCAAACCAGTTCCGACGTCGCCGCGGGCAGCGACACGGTGGTCGAAGGCTTGCTGCAGCTGATCGGCGAGGCCCGCACCGACCTGCTCATCATCTCGCCGTATTTCGTGCCCGGCCCGGACATGAAGCAAGCCTTCGCGGCGGCTCGGGGACGCGGCGTACGCATCCGGGTGCTGACCAATTCGCTGGCATCGAACGACGCGCCGGTGGCGCATGTCGGCTATGCCCGCCATCGCGAGGACCTGCTGGAGCTCGGCATCGAACTCTACGAACTGCGCAGCGAGCAGACCGGCGTCAGCAACGCCTTCGGATCATCGGGCAGCGGCAACGTCGGAGCGTCGCGCTCCATGCTGCACTCGAAGGTGCTGGTGATGGACGGCCAGCTGCTGGTGGTCGGCTCCATGAACCTCGATCTGCGCTCCCAACTGCAGAACACCGAAATCGCCCTGCTGGTACGCAGCGCCGAGCTCTCCCGCGCGGCGTCCGCCCAGATCGAGCGCGGCATGCGCGAAGGCTCGTGGCGCGTCGAGCTGAACGACGGCTCGCTGCTTTGGCGGGCGCCCGAAGGCAGCGGCCTGAAGGACACGTCCACCGAGCCCGACGCCAGCCTGACCCTGCGCCTGCTGCTCCGGCTGTTCGGTCCGCTGGCACCCGACCAGTTGCTGTAA